One genomic region from Magnetococcales bacterium encodes:
- a CDS encoding TolC family outer membrane protein — MKNRPALLILAATVLAAPAARAEDMVHAVARSLTDHPQMKALNYSSHAAQARVGQAYAGYMPSLDLRAAGGLEHTNSPTTRARAGDGKEDLSPTNLRLTLTQPVFQGFQTKNQVESNKFDADASVWKLRSSAESLALEVVRAYFDVLMNQRLENLARDNVAQNRKHLELVRSRAKSGAGNQADVNKANARLKNAEAAFHQYTGAVAQATARYTLLVGKDPEGLEAPVVPRQLLTGKVEDDIQTGLKHSPVLAEYEARVRKLESQRDVTTAAFYPKINLEVTSTRDYDIDGTRGLNESLSTMLVMNYNLLSGTSDLHKVREAKQLLGQAMADLDLNRRNVVLGVRNAFAAWETTKARQAAFDSQVQETRVVRDAFTEQYKVGQRTLTDLLDAEEELFKSHTNQITENTAEQVAVYQLLSSQGRLLEVLGIEMPEGAQLARMGLGESLRDAFQQDLLPGKGDAAAQPATP, encoded by the coding sequence ATGAAAAACCGCCCCGCTTTGTTGATTCTGGCCGCCACCGTTCTGGCCGCTCCCGCCGCCCGGGCGGAAGACATGGTTCACGCCGTGGCCCGGTCCCTGACCGATCATCCCCAGATGAAGGCGCTCAATTACAGCAGCCACGCCGCCCAGGCGCGTGTCGGACAGGCCTACGCCGGGTACATGCCCAGCCTGGACCTGCGGGCCGCCGGAGGCCTGGAGCATACCAACAGCCCCACCACCCGCGCCCGCGCCGGGGATGGCAAGGAAGACCTCTCCCCCACCAATCTGCGTCTCACCCTGACCCAGCCGGTGTTCCAGGGTTTTCAGACCAAAAATCAGGTGGAAAGCAACAAGTTCGACGCCGACGCCTCCGTCTGGAAGCTGCGTTCCAGCGCCGAAAGCCTGGCTCTGGAGGTGGTGCGGGCCTACTTCGACGTGCTGATGAACCAGCGGCTGGAAAATCTGGCCCGGGACAACGTGGCCCAGAATCGCAAGCATCTGGAGCTGGTGCGCTCCCGCGCCAAATCGGGCGCCGGCAATCAGGCCGACGTCAACAAGGCCAATGCCCGTCTGAAGAACGCCGAAGCCGCGTTCCATCAGTACACCGGCGCGGTGGCCCAGGCCACCGCCCGTTACACCCTGCTGGTGGGCAAGGATCCGGAAGGTCTGGAAGCCCCCGTCGTGCCCCGCCAACTGCTGACCGGCAAGGTGGAAGACGATATTCAGACCGGACTGAAGCACAGCCCGGTGCTGGCGGAATACGAAGCGCGGGTGCGCAAGCTGGAGTCGCAGCGCGATGTCACCACCGCCGCTTTCTATCCCAAGATCAACCTGGAAGTGACCAGCACCCGCGACTACGACATCGACGGCACCCGTGGCCTGAACGAAAGCCTCAGCACCATGCTGGTGATGAATTACAACCTGCTTTCCGGCACCTCGGACCTGCACAAGGTTCGGGAGGCCAAGCAGTTGCTGGGTCAGGCCATGGCCGATCTGGATCTGAATCGCCGCAACGTGGTTCTGGGCGTGCGCAATGCCTTCGCGGCCTGGGAGACCACCAAGGCCCGCCAGGCCGCCTTCGACTCCCAGGTGCAGGAGACCCGCGTGGTGCGGGACGCCTTCACCGAGCAGTACAAGGTGGGACAGCGCACCCTGACGGATCTGCTGGACGCCGAAGAAGAGCTGTTCAAGTCCCACACCAACCAGATTACCGAAAACACCGCCGAGCAGGTCGCGGTCTATCAACTGCTCTCCTCCCAGGGTCGTCTGCTGGAGGTGCTGGGCATCGAGATGCCCGAAGGGGCGCAACTGGCCCGGATGGGCCTGGGAGAATCCTTGCGGGATGCCTTCCAGCAGGATCTGCTGCCCGGCAAGGGTGATGCGGCGGCGCAACCGGCCACCCCCTGA
- a CDS encoding c-type cytochrome yields MPRIASVLALLLLAGCTASPSAPRVDQQKFSLGKAIVERDEALVRKLENQEKAKFQNNQGFEAIRTGDFERAKRHLQDALALDPGNAHAMMNMGVLLDRQEKPQEARDWYRKAFRANPDAVIHTGDQRVYGKGRGLMDILIGNWDAKGGVKEEALALKPNTANGRKVYETTCANRCHGNRGWGTEDGTYPQIAGQWGNVTIKQLADIREKNRDNPTMYKFALPSEVGGVQNIADVSAYIATLPMNPDNGKGPGSDLALGEKLYKSECAFCHGEKGEGKAVNHYPRLQGQHFNYLVRQFNWIKEGKRRNAHPVMELQVERFNEREVIATMDYVSRLKPPAQDLGKPGADPAQSPGKDASKDGDTLL; encoded by the coding sequence ATGCCCCGCATCGCATCCGTCCTTGCCTTGCTGCTACTTGCCGGGTGTACCGCCAGCCCGTCAGCGCCCCGAGTCGATCAACAGAAATTCTCCCTGGGCAAAGCCATCGTCGAGAGGGACGAAGCCCTGGTCAGAAAACTGGAAAATCAGGAAAAGGCCAAATTCCAGAACAATCAGGGCTTCGAGGCCATTCGCACCGGGGATTTCGAACGGGCGAAGCGTCATCTGCAGGATGCCCTGGCGCTGGATCCGGGCAACGCCCACGCCATGATGAACATGGGCGTGCTGCTGGACCGCCAGGAGAAGCCCCAGGAGGCGCGGGACTGGTATCGCAAGGCTTTCCGGGCCAATCCGGACGCAGTGATCCATACCGGGGACCAGCGGGTTTACGGCAAGGGACGCGGCCTGATGGACATCCTGATCGGCAACTGGGACGCCAAAGGCGGCGTCAAGGAAGAGGCGCTGGCCCTGAAGCCCAATACGGCCAACGGTCGCAAGGTCTACGAGACCACCTGCGCCAACCGCTGCCACGGCAACCGGGGCTGGGGCACCGAAGACGGCACCTATCCCCAGATTGCCGGACAGTGGGGCAACGTCACCATCAAACAATTGGCGGACATTCGCGAAAAGAACCGCGACAACCCCACCATGTACAAGTTCGCCCTGCCCTCCGAAGTCGGTGGGGTGCAGAACATCGCCGATGTTTCGGCCTACATCGCCACGCTGCCCATGAATCCGGATAACGGCAAAGGGCCCGGCAGCGATCTGGCCCTGGGCGAAAAGCTCTACAAGAGCGAGTGCGCCTTCTGCCACGGTGAAAAGGGCGAAGGCAAAGCGGTGAACCACTATCCGCGCCTGCAGGGGCAGCACTTCAACTATCTGGTGCGGCAGTTCAACTGGATCAAGGAAGGCAAGCGACGCAACGCCCATCCGGTGATGGAGCTTCAGGTGGAGCGATTCAACGAGCGGGAAGTCATTGCCACCATGGACTACGTTTCGCGCCTCAAGCCCCCGGCCCAGGATCTGGGCAAACCCGGAGCGGATCCGGCGCAAAGCCCTGGCAAAGATGCCTCCAAGGATGGCGACACCCTGTTATAA
- a CDS encoding 2Fe-2S iron-sulfur cluster binding domain-containing protein → MTSADGYTLLYALGVLLLAAALVHLLNLVSRSLWQALVRVRRERLEWRLLGQRLDREVLAFTLEQGRGRGLWHGQRKLRVARKVAEGEGVCSLWLEPHDGGELPAFLPGQYLTFEFRLPGEPKPLTRCYSLSGNPLETARYRVTVKRQSPPEDHPEYPAGRISSLIHDRVQEGDILDVLAPAGHFTLDAACHQDLVLIAGGIGITPQLSKLYALAAGERSRDVWFFYGVRHGGEAVFSEELRHLAAGRDWLKTLICYSRPRPEDQAAPGVHLGKRVEMALLREMLPSLNAEFHLCGPPAMMTSLYAGLLAAGVPEEKVVFEAFGPASIRRRAGNVETAPRTVRFLRSGKEAVWDENAGTLLELAERLGVPMESGCRAGNCGSCLTAIKKGGVTHLTPPGPGLAAGTCLACIAQPESDLDVDA, encoded by the coding sequence ATGACCTCCGCCGACGGTTACACACTGCTTTACGCCCTGGGGGTTCTGCTGCTGGCAGCGGCGCTGGTTCATCTGCTGAACCTGGTGTCGCGCAGCCTGTGGCAGGCGTTGGTCCGGGTGCGTCGGGAGCGCCTGGAATGGCGTCTTCTGGGGCAGCGGCTGGACCGGGAGGTTCTGGCCTTCACGCTGGAACAGGGGCGCGGCAGAGGGCTCTGGCACGGACAGCGCAAGTTGCGCGTGGCCCGCAAGGTCGCGGAGGGCGAAGGGGTCTGCTCCCTCTGGCTGGAGCCCCACGACGGGGGGGAACTGCCCGCCTTTCTGCCGGGACAGTACCTCACTTTCGAATTCCGCCTGCCCGGCGAGCCCAAACCCCTGACCCGCTGCTACTCCCTGTCGGGAAACCCCCTGGAAACCGCCCGCTACCGCGTCACCGTCAAACGGCAGTCGCCTCCGGAGGATCACCCCGAGTATCCTGCCGGACGCATTTCCTCCCTGATCCACGATCGGGTGCAGGAGGGGGATATTCTCGACGTTCTGGCCCCGGCGGGCCATTTCACCCTCGATGCGGCCTGCCATCAGGATCTGGTGCTGATCGCCGGCGGCATCGGCATCACGCCGCAATTGTCCAAGCTTTACGCCCTGGCTGCCGGGGAACGTAGCCGCGATGTCTGGTTCTTTTACGGCGTGCGTCACGGCGGGGAGGCGGTCTTCTCCGAAGAGTTGCGGCATCTGGCCGCCGGGCGCGACTGGCTGAAGACGCTGATCTGCTACAGCCGTCCCCGTCCCGAGGATCAGGCCGCGCCCGGCGTCCATCTCGGCAAGCGGGTGGAGATGGCCTTGCTCCGGGAGATGCTGCCCTCCCTCAACGCCGAATTCCACCTCTGCGGCCCTCCGGCCATGATGACCTCGCTCTACGCCGGGCTGCTCGCTGCGGGGGTGCCGGAGGAGAAGGTGGTGTTCGAAGCCTTCGGCCCCGCCAGCATCCGGCGTCGTGCGGGCAATGTTGAAACCGCGCCCCGCACCGTGCGCTTTCTGCGCAGCGGCAAGGAGGCCGTCTGGGACGAGAACGCGGGCACCCTGCTGGAACTGGCGGAACGCCTGGGGGTGCCCATGGAGAGCGGGTGCCGGGCCGGCAACTGCGGTTCCTGCCTCACCGCCATCAAGAAGGGCGGCGTGACCCACCTCACCCCTCCGGGACCGGGACTGGCCGCAGGAACCTGCCTGGCCTGCATCGCCCAGCCGGAGAGCGATTTGGATGTGGATGCCTGA
- a CDS encoding cytochrome c family protein gives MFERSRAFILGLLMLLALSPFGQASAVMPSPQSSVGPQACADCHKEANRIWAGTRHGKSYPGIEQVGNAREIMKRMEIRSMEKEANCAGCHITRVEKDGAIASVSGPSCESCHGGAKKWLDVHGNYGGKDVKKEQETPEHKKTRLAESTAAGRIAASELPTLIRGCYTCHFGHDEKLVNVGDHGAGSKLEPDSWLHDTVAAGFTPLLHRVRNQSEVEPLPRERRREIFVAGKMLELEFSLRAVAKATQNAPYAKAFAQRVKAVVAALTAIHEKSPIPEVGALLQAVNPLPEKIKLNNAAVLEPLADQVASRIDSFWKRAPGAQLAAIDALMTGPAK, from the coding sequence GTGTTCGAGCGGAGTCGTGCTTTCATCCTCGGTCTGCTGATGCTGCTGGCGCTGTCCCCCTTCGGGCAGGCGTCGGCGGTGATGCCTTCGCCCCAGTCGAGCGTCGGTCCTCAGGCCTGCGCCGACTGTCACAAGGAGGCCAACCGCATCTGGGCCGGCACCCGCCACGGCAAGTCCTACCCTGGCATCGAGCAGGTCGGCAACGCCCGGGAGATCATGAAGCGCATGGAGATCCGTTCCATGGAGAAGGAGGCCAACTGCGCCGGCTGCCACATCACCCGGGTGGAGAAGGACGGCGCGATTGCTTCCGTATCCGGTCCCTCCTGCGAATCGTGCCACGGCGGAGCCAAAAAGTGGCTGGATGTCCACGGCAACTACGGTGGCAAGGATGTCAAAAAGGAGCAGGAGACCCCGGAACACAAGAAGACCCGCCTGGCCGAATCCACTGCCGCCGGACGGATCGCCGCTTCCGAGCTGCCGACCCTGATCCGGGGCTGCTACACCTGCCATTTCGGCCATGACGAAAAACTGGTCAACGTGGGCGACCACGGCGCGGGCAGCAAGCTGGAGCCCGACTCCTGGCTGCACGACACCGTGGCGGCGGGCTTCACCCCGCTGCTGCACCGGGTGCGGAACCAGTCCGAGGTCGAGCCCCTGCCCAGGGAGCGCCGCCGGGAGATCTTCGTGGCCGGAAAGATGCTGGAGTTGGAATTCAGCCTGCGCGCCGTGGCCAAAGCCACACAGAACGCGCCCTACGCCAAGGCCTTCGCCCAGCGGGTCAAGGCCGTGGTGGCCGCTCTGACGGCGATTCACGAAAAGAGCCCCATCCCCGAGGTGGGGGCTCTCCTTCAGGCGGTCAATCCCCTGCCGGAGAAGATCAAGCTGAACAACGCCGCCGTGCTGGAACCCCTGGCGGATCAGGTGGCCAGCCGCATCGACTCCTTCTGGAAACGGGCGCCGGGGGCCCAACTGGCCGCCATCGACGCCTTGATGACCGGACCGGCGAAATGA
- a CDS encoding cyclic nucleotide-binding domain-containing protein — MSLTPTPVGKSQRWDNPFSAELSEGDVARILQAPPFRGMDAASFPAGMPLERLARNDTRLVRFRRGDLVMRAGDYGHSAFVVLSGRVRVILRPGLPEAWLGRTRPKRKGLGGVLRQLWLGERPPECREVSRLSDPQDLTTRFEGDGAAVRVSIPRPESIFASHETVSFGPDELFGEIGALGRFPRSTSVICEEDAELLEIRWQGLRDLRRFDARFRRTLDELYRSRSLSYFLRHHPLFARLDDAVIRQLETYATFESFGALEAAPGGNDLPERERRDRVVREPLIAEEGAPADQLILVQAGFARISRRFNHGHKTVGFLGPGRGFGLPELKRAMLTGQIPRHQVSLRAMENLHVVRLAVEGCQRLLKPEDVTPPPEKRGFLASWSGPRTIPAMEDALLEFLVEHRFNNGSATMMVDLERCVRCDDCVRACATAHGGNPRFVRHGRRHDTLMVATACMHCIDPVCTIGCPTGAIHRHSAGGQVIVNEAACIGCATCADSCPYEAIRMVEVRDAAGQPYVDSGGPVRKATKCDLCVDQWGGPACERACPGNALLRADMQDTRRLRRWLRP, encoded by the coding sequence ATGAGTCTCACCCCGACCCCGGTCGGCAAGTCGCAACGCTGGGACAACCCCTTCAGCGCCGAGCTGTCGGAGGGGGATGTCGCCCGCATCCTGCAAGCCCCGCCCTTCCGGGGCATGGATGCCGCCTCCTTTCCGGCGGGCATGCCCCTGGAACGGCTGGCGCGCAACGATACCCGCCTGGTGCGCTTTCGCCGGGGGGATCTGGTGATGCGCGCCGGTGACTACGGCCATTCGGCCTTCGTGGTGTTGTCGGGACGGGTGCGGGTCATTCTGCGTCCCGGCCTGCCCGAGGCCTGGTTGGGGCGCACCCGTCCCAAACGCAAGGGACTGGGCGGCGTGCTGCGCCAGTTGTGGCTCGGGGAGCGCCCGCCGGAGTGTCGCGAGGTGTCGCGCCTGTCGGATCCGCAGGATCTGACCACCCGTTTCGAGGGGGACGGGGCGGCGGTGCGGGTGTCGATCCCCCGCCCCGAATCGATCTTCGCCAGCCACGAAACCGTCTCCTTCGGTCCCGACGAACTCTTCGGCGAAATCGGCGCCCTGGGACGTTTTCCCCGCTCCACCTCGGTGATCTGCGAAGAGGACGCCGAGCTGCTGGAGATCCGCTGGCAGGGACTGCGGGATCTGCGCCGTTTCGACGCCCGTTTCCGCCGCACCCTGGATGAACTCTATCGCAGCCGTTCCCTGAGCTATTTTCTGCGCCATCACCCCCTTTTCGCCCGGCTGGACGACGCGGTGATCCGGCAGTTGGAGACCTACGCCACCTTCGAGTCCTTCGGTGCGCTGGAAGCCGCGCCCGGCGGCAACGATCTCCCGGAGCGGGAGAGGCGGGACCGGGTGGTGCGGGAGCCCCTGATCGCGGAGGAGGGGGCCCCGGCGGACCAGTTGATTCTGGTGCAGGCGGGCTTCGCCCGCATCAGCCGACGCTTCAACCACGGCCACAAGACGGTGGGTTTCCTGGGGCCGGGACGGGGCTTCGGTCTGCCGGAGCTGAAACGCGCCATGCTGACCGGGCAGATCCCCCGCCATCAGGTGTCGTTGCGGGCCATGGAGAATCTGCATGTGGTGCGCCTGGCGGTGGAGGGCTGCCAGCGGCTGTTGAAGCCGGAGGATGTCACGCCCCCGCCGGAAAAACGCGGCTTTCTGGCCTCGTGGAGCGGTCCCCGGACCATTCCGGCCATGGAGGACGCCCTGCTGGAGTTTCTGGTGGAGCATCGTTTCAACAACGGCAGCGCCACCATGATGGTGGATCTGGAACGCTGCGTGCGGTGTGACGACTGCGTGCGCGCCTGCGCCACCGCCCACGGGGGCAATCCCCGCTTCGTGCGCCACGGGCGGCGTCACGACACCCTGATGGTGGCCACCGCCTGCATGCATTGCATCGATCCGGTCTGCACCATCGGCTGTCCCACCGGGGCCATTCACCGCCACAGCGCGGGCGGGCAGGTCATCGTCAACGAAGCGGCCTGCATCGGCTGCGCCACCTGCGCCGACAGTTGTCCCTACGAGGCCATTCGCATGGTCGAGGTGCGCGACGCCGCCGGGCAACCGTATGTGGACAGCGGCGGCCCGGTACGCAAAGCCACCAAGTGCGACCTGTGCGTCGATCAGTGGGGTGGTCCGGCCTGCGAACGCGCCTGTCCCGGCAACGCCCTGCTGCGCGCCGACATGCAGGATACCCGGCGCCTGCGCCGCTGGCTGCGGCCATGA